A stretch of the Arachis stenosperma cultivar V10309 chromosome 6, arast.V10309.gnm1.PFL2, whole genome shotgun sequence genome encodes the following:
- the LOC130933826 gene encoding uncharacterized protein LOC130933826 → MVDKESPQLTQAELLARIAELQAEVRRIAELSTQNTGESSKSLAQGTTDPLNITPPKEKLTLDNPFSEEITNYQMPKNFALPSALEPYKGFGDLRAHVKKFQSMMFFNGPNNEPVLCRAFPTYLDGAALLWFSKLSAGSISSFEDLARSFIDYFAASRIYVHGSDYLDTIKQGQHESLKDYMTRFAEATMEIQDLDLAVHLYALKAGLRPDKFRETIAITKPKILEEFRERAAGQMEIEELREAQKSDKQPHRRDEERTFRSPGNRDTKKPSKLTPKYNTYTRFNTKRENIIKEILNAKIIKPLARAGNYQDQKFVDRGKHCAFHQKFGHTMDDCIVAKDLLEKLAHQGLLDKYVESRKARRGNSDREESKQTVTDNNKKE, encoded by the coding sequence ATGGTTGACAAGGAAAGTCCGCAACTCACACAAGCTGAGCTCCTGGCCCGAATCGCCGAACTTCAGGCGGAAGTGCGAAGGATAGCCGAGCTATCTACGCAAAATACTGGAGAAAGCTCCAAAAGCTTGGCCCAAGGCACCACAGATCCCTTAAACATCACCCCGCCAAAGGAGAAGCTCACCCTCGACAACCCCTTCTCCGAGGAGATCACAAATTACCAGATGCCAAAGAACTTTGCACTACCCTCCGCGCTTGAACCATATAAGGGGTTCGGAGATCTCCGAGCCCACGTGAAGAAGTTCCAATCCATGATGTTCTTCAACGGTCCTAACAATGAGCCCGTCCTCTGCCGGGCATTTCCTACTTACCTCGATGGTGCTGCATTACTATGGTTTTCTAAGCTGTCTGCAGGTTCAATTTCCTCCTTTGAGGATCTAGCCAGGTCATTTATTGATTACTTTGCTGCGTCAAGGATATATGTACATGGATCAGATTATCTCGACACCATCAAACAAGGGCAGCACGAGAGCTTGAAGGACTACATGACCAGGTTCGCTGAGGCCACTATGGAGATCCAAGACCTAGATTTGGCTGTCCACTTGTATGCCCTCAAGGCTGGCCTCAGACCTGACAAATTTCGGGAGACCATTGCTATAACAAAACCAAAAATACTAGAAGAATTCCGGGAAAGGGCGGCAGGTCAAATGGAGATCGAAGAACTCCGCGAGGCCCAAAAATCGGACAAACAACCACATCGGAGAGATGAAGAAAGAACTTTCAGATCACCAGGCAACAGGGATACTAAAAAGCCTTCCAAGCTCACACCGAAATACAACACATATACCAGATTCAATACCAAGAGAGAAAACATCATCAAAGAAATTCTCAATGCCAAAATCATAAAGCCACTAGCTCGAGCAGGGAACTACCAGGATCAAAAGTTCGTGGATAGGGGCAAGCATTGTGCTTTCCACCAGAAGTTCGGCCACACCATGGACGACTGCATTGTCGCAAAGGACCTCCTAGAAaaactggcgcaccaaggccTTTTGGACAAATATGTCGAAAGCCGGAAAGCCAGAAGAGGAAACTCAGACAGGGAAGAGAGCAAACAAACAGTGACAGACAATAACAAAAAAGAGTAG